CGTTCCTGAGCTATGCCGCTTGTTCCGGTGCCCTTATGCTGTCTTGTTGCATTTTATCTGCTAAGCGCTCGCGGCCGCGAGGCCCCGTCTTGCCCCCTCGCGCTGTACCAGCTTGCCTCCTCTGCGTGGATGCTCCTTTGGTGGCCAAGCTGCTTCTGCCTTGTAGTGGTCGCCGTTCTAACCCGAGGCGGCAACCTGCTTAGGCGACTCGACGGAAAGACTGGAACTGGTACGTTTAGTAAAGGCCTTGGCCTAACGCACCAATTCCCCCCTTGAGGGGGGCGAAGGGGGGGGTTACAAAAGCAGATGAAATCAATTGACAATCAGCAATTGATAATCAACAATCCTTCATTTTTGGGCTGATTTCTGGGAAATAGGCTAAAAACGAGTGGTGCAGTTGAAGCGTTCCCTTCATCCATATAAATACTGGACGCAGCTGCATCTGATAACATCTCCCTGCTTAACAACGCAAGCCAGAAGCCTTAGCAGAATCATGGTCTTGTGCAATGACCAGCGTCATCCACCATAAAGCAGTTGCTCATTCATCTGGTCAAGGAGGTCGCCTACCTTGTGCGCAGTTTCAGGAAACCTGAGGCCTTACCAAGTAATTTGAACACCATGGCAACTCCTTCTCCGCATTCCTTCCACATCCCGGTTATGGGACTGGCTTTTTCCATAGATTCTCCTTTAAAAGTAGCGCGGTACGGCATTTCTTCGGTGCTGTCTCTGGCAGATGACCGCCTGCTGGAAGAAATGCGGCAGTACTATGCCGCGCTGTACCAAAAAACCTTTACTCCCATTTCTGATAAAACAGAAGACTACCGCGCCAAACGTGTCACAGCCTACTTAAACCTGGTAGACATGCTGGTGCAGGAGCAGCTGGAAAAAGTAAAGGCCGAAGAATTTGCCCCCGGCACGCAGCTCACCAAGTACTTTGAGATGCTGCCAAACGCTTCTCCCCTGCGCGTGCTGTATGACCAGATGCTGCAGACCACAGACGAGCCCTACCGCCAATACCTGCAAGACCAGCTGCGCGAGGCCCTGGTACCGGGGAGCATAGACGTGAACATCATGACCAAGGTGGACAAGACCAACTATGCCGCAGACGGTTCAGCGCTTCCTTCAGAATACTCAGACGCACTGGCGGCCCTACGAGGCTTTGCCAACAGCACCTTGCGTTCCTCTATCGTGTTTTCGGCGGGCATGAACCCAAGGCTGTTTGGCTATTTGGAACAGTTTGCGTGTTTTCAGCCGGATGCTCAGGGAAATTTGGAGAAGCAGGTCATCATCAAAGTCAGCGATTACCGGTCTGCGGCGGTGCAGGGAAAACTATTGGCCAAGAAAGGCATCTGGGTTTCTGAGTTCAGGATTGAGTCTGGCTTGAACTGCGGCGGCCACGCCTTCGCTACTGACGGCTTGCTGATGGGCCCCATTCTAGAGGAATTCAAGACCAACCGCGACAACCTAGCCACTGAGCTTTGGACGATGTGCCAACAGGCGCTCCAGACCAAGGGCGTGGCGACACCTACGCACGCACCTCAGCAGCGCATCACGGCGCAGGGCGGCATTGGCACAGCTGCCGAGCATAAATTCTTATTAGAACATTACGGATTAAACGCCACCGGCTGGGGCACCCCGTTCCTGCTGGTGCCAGAGGCCAGCACCGTAGACGCGCTCACCTTGACCCAACTGGTGAATGCCACGGCCAAAGACCTGTACCTGAGCCCCATTTCACCGCTGGGTGTGCCATTCAACGCTTTGCGCAGTACCACCAGCGAACAGCTTACCCAGGCGCGCATCGCTAAAGACAAACCTGGCAGCCCTTGCATCAAAAAGCACTTGGTTTCCAACACAGAGTTCGGCGAAGAGCCGCTGTGCACGGCTTCCAGAAAATACCAGCGCCGCAAACTTGACCAATTACAACAGCAGGACCTGGCCCCGGCGG
The nucleotide sequence above comes from Nibribacter ruber. Encoded proteins:
- a CDS encoding nitronate monooxygenase family protein, encoding MATPSPHSFHIPVMGLAFSIDSPLKVARYGISSVLSLADDRLLEEMRQYYAALYQKTFTPISDKTEDYRAKRVTAYLNLVDMLVQEQLEKVKAEEFAPGTQLTKYFEMLPNASPLRVLYDQMLQTTDEPYRQYLQDQLREALVPGSIDVNIMTKVDKTNYAADGSALPSEYSDALAALRGFANSTLRSSIVFSAGMNPRLFGYLEQFACFQPDAQGNLEKQVIIKVSDYRSAAVQGKLLAKKGIWVSEFRIESGLNCGGHAFATDGLLMGPILEEFKTNRDNLATELWTMCQQALQTKGVATPTHAPQQRITAQGGIGTAAEHKFLLEHYGLNATGWGTPFLLVPEASTVDALTLTQLVNATAKDLYLSPISPLGVPFNALRSTTSEQLTQARIAKDKPGSPCIKKHLVSNTEFGEEPLCTASRKYQRRKLDQLQQQDLAPAVLEAEKTKVLAKECLCEGLANSATLLYNLGKKALSRPVAICPGPNLAFFSGIFKLQEMVDHIYGRFNALNQTYRPHMFINELKLYIDYWTNKKAEQLETLTDKQEKYLQTFWQNLRQGIQYYKEQLPTLFSKDELERRVLMLEELLQAEDQLLDAALVRVRS